In Leptolyngbya iicbica LK, one DNA window encodes the following:
- the sufR gene encoding iron-sulfur cluster biosynthesis transcriptional regulator SufR, which yields MTSLQPVSTKDDILQYLLKEGEASAQTLAESLGVSAQAIRRHLKDLTAEALIEHRAVQSGMGRPNYLYQLSRKGRDRFPAQYDEFAISLLDTLADTVGHDQVSTILQKQWERKAQEYRDRMGEGSIEERVDRLVNLRKREGYMAEWHQVESDGDRCATGPCYMITEYNCAISHIAENFPSVCGHELEMFQIALPDCSVQRTHWLVQGEHRCGYLVQAQP from the coding sequence ATGACTTCTCTCCAGCCAGTCTCGACTAAAGACGATATCTTGCAATATCTGCTCAAAGAAGGAGAAGCCAGCGCTCAAACTTTGGCGGAGTCGTTGGGGGTGAGTGCTCAAGCCATTCGCCGACATCTAAAAGATCTGACGGCAGAAGCATTGATTGAGCATCGGGCAGTACAGTCTGGCATGGGGCGGCCCAACTACCTTTATCAACTGAGTCGAAAGGGGCGCGATCGCTTCCCCGCCCAATACGATGAGTTTGCGATTTCTCTACTCGATACCCTGGCTGATACTGTCGGGCATGACCAAGTCAGCACAATTTTGCAAAAGCAGTGGGAACGCAAGGCCCAGGAATATCGCGATCGCATGGGGGAGGGCTCGATTGAGGAGCGCGTTGACCGCTTGGTGAACCTCCGTAAGCGAGAGGGCTATATGGCGGAGTGGCACCAAGTTGAGTCCGACGGCGATCGCTGCGCCACTGGCCCCTGCTACATGATCACCGAATACAACTGCGCCATTTCTCACATTGCGGAAAATTTTCCCAGTGTCTGCGGCCACGAACTGGAAATGTTTCAAATCGCCTTGCCGGACTGCTCGGTACAGCGCACCCACTGGCTTGTACAGGGCGAGCATCGCTGCGGCTACCTTGTCCAAGCTCAACCATAA
- a CDS encoding histone deacetylase family protein — translation MPQLPVIYHPDYVAPLPPQHRFPMPKFGLLKELLVNDGVVTTEQIYQPGAPPQSWIEQVHTTDYVQAYCTGTLDAKAQRRIGLPWSPNLVKRTCTAVGGTILTAKLALSHGLACNTAGGTHHAFPSYGAGFCIFNDLAIAARLLLAQNRVQRILIFDLDVHQGDGTAWIFRDEPRVFTFSMHCEVNFPRQKQLSDLDVPLVEGMGDEDYLSKAQTYLPMVLSQVNPDLVLYDAGADVHGRDRLGKLALTNTGLYERDRYVLDTCVAAGYPVACVIGGGYDKNMPDLVYRHSLLHRAAAEVYRQYRL, via the coding sequence TTGCCGCAGTTACCCGTCATTTATCATCCCGACTACGTCGCGCCGCTGCCGCCACAGCATCGCTTTCCGATGCCAAAGTTTGGCCTGCTAAAAGAGCTCCTGGTCAATGATGGGGTCGTTACGACCGAGCAGATTTATCAGCCGGGGGCACCGCCGCAGAGTTGGATTGAGCAGGTTCACACCACCGACTATGTGCAGGCATATTGCACCGGGACACTGGATGCCAAAGCCCAGCGCCGCATTGGCTTACCGTGGAGTCCCAACTTGGTGAAACGCACCTGTACAGCAGTGGGGGGTACCATTCTCACAGCCAAGCTGGCACTGAGTCATGGTCTGGCTTGCAACACCGCCGGCGGCACTCACCATGCGTTTCCTAGCTACGGGGCGGGATTTTGCATTTTCAACGATTTGGCGATCGCTGCCCGTCTCCTGCTTGCCCAAAATCGCGTGCAGCGGATCCTGATTTTTGACCTGGATGTGCATCAGGGGGACGGCACCGCCTGGATTTTTCGCGATGAGCCCCGGGTGTTCACGTTCTCGATGCACTGTGAGGTGAATTTTCCGCGCCAAAAACAACTGAGCGATCTGGATGTGCCGCTGGTGGAGGGGATGGGAGATGAAGATTACCTCTCCAAGGCGCAGACTTATTTGCCGATGGTGCTGAGTCAGGTCAACCCAGATCTAGTGCTTTACGACGCTGGGGCCGATGTGCATGGCCGCGATCGCCTCGGCAAGCTAGCCCTCACCAACACCGGACTGTATGAGCGCGATCGCTACGTGCTCGATACCTGCGTGGCGGCGGGCTATCCCGTCGCCTGCGTGATTGGGGGCGGCTACGACAAAAACATGCCGGATTTGGTCTATCGCCATTCGCTATTGCATCGCGCCGCCGCCGAAGTCTATCGGCAATATCGTTTGTAG
- a CDS encoding ferredoxin-thioredoxin reductase catalytic domain-containing protein, with translation MQDTQATTQATEKNLELMRNFAQSYAKRTGTYFCADLGVTAVVLEGLAKHKDDLGAPLCPCRHYEDKEAEAKATYWNCPCVPMQERHECHCMLFLKEDNPFAGDKQEISFDEIRSETNKY, from the coding sequence ATGCAAGACACTCAAGCCACGACCCAAGCGACCGAAAAGAACCTGGAGCTGATGCGCAATTTTGCGCAGAGCTATGCCAAGCGCACCGGCACTTATTTTTGTGCTGATCTAGGCGTCACTGCGGTCGTGCTCGAAGGGTTGGCCAAGCATAAAGACGACTTGGGCGCCCCGCTCTGCCCCTGTCGTCACTACGAAGACAAAGAGGCCGAAGCCAAAGCCACTTACTGGAACTGTCCTTGCGTGCCAATGCAGGAGCGCCATGAATGTCACTGCATGTTGTTTTTAAAGGAAGACAACCCCTTCGCAGGCGATAAGCAAGAGATTTCCTTCGACGAAATTCGCTCCGAAACTAATAAATATTAA
- the sufB gene encoding Fe-S cluster assembly protein SufB, which translates to MTTSVRSLVSEPYKYGFKTDIEADTIPRGLSEDTVRLISAKKEEPKFMLEFRLKAYRKWLQMAEPDWANVGYPPINYQDIIYYSAPKQEKKKLKSLDEADPALLETFEKLGLPLSEQKRLANVAVDAVFDSVSIGTTYKEKLAEDGVIFCSISEAVEEFPELVEKYLGSVVPVGDNYFAALNSAVFSDGSFVYIPKGTKCPMDLSTYFRINNGDSGQFERTLIVAEEGSSVTYLEGCTAPMYDTNQLHAAVVELVALDNAEIKYSTVQNWFAGDEQGRGGIYNFVTKRGLCHKNAKISWTQVETGSAITWKYPSCVLLGDNSVGEFYSVALTNNMQQADTGTKMVHIGKNTRSTIVSKGISAGKSKNSYRGLVKIGPKAEGARNYSQCDSMLIGDTSNANTFPYIQVQNNTAQVEHEASTSKIGEDQLFYFAQRGISPEDAVSMIISGFCREVFNELPMEFAAEADKLMALKLENTVG; encoded by the coding sequence ATGACTACTTCCGTTCGGTCACTGGTTAGCGAACCTTATAAGTACGGCTTCAAAACTGATATCGAAGCGGATACGATCCCCCGGGGTCTGAGCGAAGACACGGTTCGCTTGATTTCCGCCAAAAAAGAAGAGCCGAAATTCATGCTGGAGTTTCGCCTCAAGGCTTACCGCAAGTGGCTACAAATGGCAGAACCGGATTGGGCGAATGTGGGCTATCCACCCATTAACTATCAGGACATCATTTACTACTCCGCGCCCAAGCAAGAGAAGAAAAAGCTCAAGAGCTTGGATGAGGCTGATCCGGCCCTGCTAGAAACCTTCGAGAAGTTGGGCTTGCCCCTGTCAGAGCAAAAGCGGTTGGCGAACGTCGCCGTGGATGCAGTCTTCGATAGTGTTTCCATCGGCACCACCTATAAGGAGAAGCTGGCAGAAGACGGCGTGATTTTCTGCTCGATTTCGGAAGCGGTGGAAGAGTTTCCTGAACTGGTAGAGAAATATCTCGGCAGCGTGGTGCCCGTCGGCGACAACTACTTTGCCGCCCTAAACTCAGCGGTCTTCAGCGACGGCTCCTTCGTCTACATTCCTAAGGGCACTAAATGCCCGATGGATTTGTCCACCTACTTCCGCATCAACAACGGCGACTCCGGCCAGTTTGAGCGGACGCTCATCGTGGCGGAAGAAGGCAGCTCGGTGACCTACCTGGAAGGCTGCACCGCGCCCATGTACGACACCAACCAGCTCCACGCGGCGGTGGTCGAACTGGTGGCGCTCGACAACGCCGAAATCAAGTACTCCACCGTCCAAAACTGGTTTGCGGGTGACGAGCAAGGTCGCGGTGGCATTTACAACTTTGTGACCAAGCGCGGCCTTTGCCACAAAAACGCCAAAATTTCTTGGACGCAAGTGGAAACCGGTTCCGCCATCACCTGGAAGTATCCCAGTTGCGTGCTGCTGGGCGACAACTCCGTCGGCGAATTCTACTCCGTAGCGCTGACCAACAACATGCAGCAGGCCGATACCGGCACCAAGATGGTTCACATCGGCAAAAACACCCGCAGCACCATCGTGTCCAAGGGAATTTCCGCAGGCAAGTCCAAGAACAGCTATCGCGGCTTGGTGAAAATCGGCCCCAAAGCCGAGGGTGCCCGGAACTACTCTCAGTGCGACTCGATGCTGATTGGCGACACCTCTAACGCTAATACCTTCCCCTACATCCAGGTGCAGAACAACACCGCCCAAGTCGAACACGAAGCTTCGACCTCCAAGATTGGAGAAGACCAGTTGTTCTACTTTGCTCAGCGGGGCATTTCTCCCGAAGATGCGGTGTCGATGATCATCAGCGGTTTCTGCCGTGAAGTGTTCAACGAGTTGCCCATGGAGTTCGCCGCTGAGGCGGATAAGCTGATGGCCCTGAAGCTCGAAAATACAGTTGGCTAG
- a CDS encoding UPF0175 family protein, giving the protein MHESVTFEISADLLAALKLGAEDLGRNMRLIAAIAYFQDYKRSPGKAAKLADDKRFSLIFKSCWLLGGDFGHRGKFVPTPP; this is encoded by the coding sequence ATGCATGAATCCGTAACCTTTGAAATATCAGCCGATCTGCTGGCAGCACTCAAACTCGGAGCCGAAGACCTGGGTCGCAATATGCGCCTGATTGCGGCAATCGCTTACTTTCAAGATTACAAGCGTTCTCCCGGAAAAGCGGCTAAATTAGCTGACGATAAGCGCTTTTCCCTTATTTTTAAGAGCTGCTGGCTTCTTGGCGGAGACTTTGGGCATCGAGGTAAATTTGTGCCCACTCCCCCGTAA
- a CDS encoding transposase, which yields MPYDPKIHRRRSTRLRHYDYATPGFYFVTICAHQRQHLFGKIQDDYMILNDAGRVAQAHWQRLAQHFAHIQLDAFVVMPNHVHGIIQIVEWPDVPGVNESGRSSPTSGRGEAFSPNQFRSDAARSSENASPLRSVDGSADRPHGTPSGSVGAIVGNYKSVSALQINRLRHTPGTPVWQRNYHDRIIRHQTELDNIRVYIQTNPQNWQKDSLR from the coding sequence GTGCCCTACGATCCCAAGATTCATCGACGACGCTCAACGCGGCTTCGCCATTATGATTACGCCACCCCTGGCTTCTATTTTGTGACGATTTGCGCCCATCAACGACAGCATTTGTTTGGCAAAATTCAGGATGATTACATGATATTGAACGATGCCGGACGGGTGGCCCAAGCCCATTGGCAACGCTTGGCACAACATTTTGCCCATATCCAGTTGGATGCATTTGTGGTGATGCCCAATCACGTCCACGGTATCATTCAAATTGTTGAATGGCCTGATGTTCCTGGTGTGAATGAATCGGGTCGGTCATCGCCGACATCCGGTAGGGGCGAGGCATTCTCGCCAAATCAATTTCGCTCTGATGCAGCACGCAGCTCCGAGAATGCCTCGCCCCTACGATCGGTGGATGGTTCGGCCGATCGCCCCCACGGCACCCCATCCGGATCCGTCGGCGCGATTGTCGGCAATTACAAATCGGTCTCTGCCCTGCAAATCAACCGCCTTCGCCACACCCCCGGCACGCCGGTTTGGCAACGCAATTATCACGATCGCATCATCCGCCATCAAACCGAATTGGACAATATTCGTGTCTACATCCAAACCAATCCGCAAAATTGGCAAAAAGATTCTTTGCGGTGA
- a CDS encoding restriction endonuclease, with translation MEAVRYLLLEEYGENADNIFSEEDIDRRLLEHLSKFPDVGRRNEFEDFISLVKLFLVFENNNQSPPDEGHNILTLSDRKTYEVDYAAYSCRKEDSNASRSLDFEALIEYTSGEILSMPPWISEIADLFGSEYYRVCPEIMSLLHLRLILEAVDPDKEVKLAIHVDAYDDEEMDLDVLLSQLSNTLTRKVGLYNKAFEPLLLKEEILRARYVKSEGMKLLNSCNVNRKYEKGLILERLTELLFTDGNTLELVTKRVETGDEEIDLVIKNTMTSPFWQAFSSPLFFVECKNWSKPVGAKELRDFEIKIQNHSRLAKIGFFISLNGFTSGFESEMKRCSRADYHIVTLSKNEIEEFLKTDTAFLTLVRCSSSNL, from the coding sequence ATGGAAGCCGTCAGATATTTACTGCTCGAAGAATATGGAGAGAACGCTGACAATATCTTTTCTGAGGAAGACATAGATAGGCGGCTTTTGGAACATCTTAGCAAGTTCCCAGACGTTGGAAGAAGAAATGAATTTGAAGATTTCATTAGCCTAGTTAAATTGTTTCTGGTATTTGAAAACAATAATCAATCTCCTCCAGACGAAGGGCACAATATCTTAACTTTAAGTGATAGGAAAACATACGAAGTTGACTATGCTGCTTATTCTTGCCGGAAGGAAGACTCCAATGCCTCTCGTAGTCTTGACTTCGAGGCGCTTATAGAATATACAAGTGGCGAAATTCTAAGTATGCCTCCTTGGATATCCGAAATAGCCGATTTATTTGGCAGTGAATATTATAGAGTCTGTCCGGAGATCATGTCTCTTTTACATCTTCGTTTAATTCTTGAAGCTGTCGATCCTGATAAAGAAGTAAAACTGGCCATTCATGTTGATGCATACGACGATGAAGAGATGGATCTAGATGTTTTGTTGTCGCAACTTTCAAACACTTTGACAAGGAAAGTTGGCTTGTACAATAAAGCATTTGAGCCATTGCTCTTGAAAGAGGAAATCTTAAGAGCACGATACGTTAAAAGTGAAGGTATGAAGCTCTTGAACAGTTGCAATGTAAACAGAAAATATGAAAAAGGATTAATCCTTGAAAGACTGACTGAACTACTATTTACTGATGGTAATACGCTAGAATTAGTTACTAAGAGAGTAGAGACTGGCGATGAGGAAATTGATTTAGTAATTAAGAATACGATGACCTCTCCATTCTGGCAAGCGTTTAGTTCTCCTCTCTTCTTTGTGGAGTGTAAAAACTGGAGTAAACCAGTAGGCGCAAAAGAGCTTAGAGATTTTGAGATTAAGATTCAAAATCATTCGAGATTGGCAAAGATTGGCTTTTTTATATCTTTAAATGGTTTTACTTCGGGGTTTGAGTCAGAAATGAAACGCTGTAGTAGAGCCGATTATCATATTGTCACGTTAAGCAAAAACGAGATAGAAGAATTTCTCAAAACAGATACAGCATTTCTCACTCTAGTGAGGTGCAGTAGCAGCAATTTGTAA
- a CDS encoding calcium-binding protein, which yields MSFSPVKAPGNIANQTIFGTGLGDTINGLAGDDIIFGLAGDDSLFGGIDDDTLYGGNGEDTLRGGDGDDTLSGGNHSDLLRGGDDNDLLQGGGANDSLFGDDGNDTLKGGAGVDILNGGADNDWLDGGNGIDILSGGSGNDTYIIDVRAVDTVTEGVGQGFDTVHAYWGDFSLGTAGFENIEILELKDAAGYVGRGNLLGNVIYGNEQSNTLSGFANSYHDSNVDDGNDVLKGFEGQDILLGGTGNDSLEGGLNEDLLIGHSGNDTLVGGAGQDFLFGYEGNDRYVYTSVNQSRPGAGNQDQIGMVTTTTHSHPTGRVWVTVDPIYDQTVRADAFQSRQAANDGDKIDLSAIDSDPNTHGDQAFRFIGDDEFSGDALGEVRVVQVGSGVFQNQSVVMVNLGGASADTSPDMIINVHTENFTPLAANDFIL from the coding sequence ATGAGCTTCAGCCCTGTTAAAGCCCCCGGCAACATTGCTAACCAGACCATTTTTGGAACGGGTCTCGGTGACACCATCAACGGGTTAGCTGGCGACGATATCATCTTTGGCCTAGCGGGCGATGACTCGCTCTTTGGCGGCATCGACGACGACACCCTGTACGGCGGTAACGGCGAAGATACCCTACGCGGCGGCGATGGTGACGACACGCTGAGCGGCGGTAACCATAGCGACCTCTTGCGAGGAGGGGACGATAATGATTTGCTCCAAGGTGGCGGCGCTAACGATAGCCTCTTTGGTGATGATGGCAACGACACGTTGAAGGGGGGCGCGGGGGTCGACATTCTCAACGGTGGTGCAGACAACGACTGGCTCGATGGTGGTAATGGGATCGACATCCTGAGTGGTGGATCTGGTAATGACACTTACATCATTGATGTCAGAGCGGTCGACACCGTCACCGAGGGGGTGGGGCAAGGCTTTGATACTGTCCATGCCTACTGGGGTGATTTCAGCCTGGGCACGGCAGGCTTCGAAAATATTGAAATTCTAGAGCTGAAAGATGCGGCAGGTTATGTTGGTCGCGGCAACTTACTCGGCAACGTGATTTATGGCAACGAGCAAAGCAATACGCTGAGTGGTTTCGCCAATAGCTACCACGATTCGAATGTTGATGACGGTAATGACGTTCTCAAAGGCTTTGAGGGCCAGGATATTTTATTAGGCGGAACGGGGAATGACTCCCTGGAAGGGGGGCTTAATGAAGACTTGCTCATTGGTCACTCAGGAAACGACACCCTGGTGGGAGGGGCCGGACAAGATTTCCTCTTCGGCTATGAGGGCAACGATCGCTATGTCTACACCAGCGTTAATCAAAGTCGGCCTGGAGCTGGCAACCAAGACCAAATTGGGATGGTGACGACAACCACTCATAGTCATCCCACGGGAAGAGTCTGGGTCACTGTCGATCCCATTTACGATCAGACCGTGCGGGCAGATGCGTTTCAGTCGCGCCAAGCTGCTAATGATGGAGACAAGATTGACCTGTCTGCCATTGACTCAGATCCCAATACCCATGGCGATCAAGCCTTCCGGTTTATTGGGGATGATGAATTCTCCGGAGATGCTCTGGGAGAGGTTCGAGTCGTTCAAGTGGGATCCGGAGTTTTTCAGAATCAATCAGTGGTGATGGTCAACTTGGGGGGAGCGTCCGCCGATACCAGTCCCGACATGATCATCAATGTTCATACGGAGAACTTCACGCCCTTGGCTGCCAATGACTTTATTTTGTAG
- the sufD gene encoding Fe-S cluster assembly protein SufD translates to MAIQVSNSETSTQPTKREQREAYLKSLLSTVQASVPEALAFSDLRAKAEAIVNEHTFPSNRDEDWRFTDLSPMLSVPFQAAESPAEIDMGALGPVQMPEAIARIVLVNGQYNKTLSNIDQLPTGVVVGNLANLKDGALGEKLTARLAMSNGGHEVFTALNTTGFQDAAVVYVPRNQVVERPIQVVYLSVARGEPIIANPRCLVIAESGSAVTVVEDFFGAHDRDHCNNSVTEIWADDNAQVTHVRLQRESAGTFHIGKTAITQGRDSRYTIVPVTLGACISRHNLEVYQNGPQTDTNLYGLTAIAQSQLADTHSLIAMNHPHGTADQLHKAIIDDSAHAVFNGRVWVPRDAQLTNASQLNRNLLLSGKARVDTKPELDIVADNVKCAHGATVSQLDANEVFYLQSRGISAEAAQRLLIYGFAMDIIDRIPIPSLRGSLTNTVTGRSR, encoded by the coding sequence ATGGCAATTCAAGTTTCCAACTCCGAGACGTCCACCCAGCCGACGAAGCGCGAGCAGCGGGAAGCCTATTTGAAGTCACTGCTCAGCACTGTTCAGGCCAGCGTACCGGAAGCCCTGGCATTTTCAGACTTGCGGGCAAAAGCTGAGGCGATCGTCAACGAGCACACCTTCCCCTCTAACCGCGACGAAGATTGGCGCTTCACCGACTTGAGTCCGATGCTGTCGGTGCCCTTCCAAGCGGCGGAAAGCCCCGCTGAGATTGACATGGGCGCACTGGGGCCAGTGCAGATGCCGGAAGCGATCGCCCGCATCGTTCTCGTCAATGGTCAATACAACAAAACCCTTTCAAATATCGACCAACTCCCCACGGGTGTCGTGGTCGGCAATCTCGCCAACCTCAAAGATGGCGCACTCGGCGAAAAGCTCACCGCTCGCCTCGCCATGTCCAACGGGGGGCACGAAGTCTTTACCGCTCTGAATACCACTGGCTTTCAAGATGCAGCGGTGGTGTACGTGCCCCGCAATCAGGTGGTCGAACGGCCGATTCAGGTGGTGTATTTGTCTGTCGCTCGCGGCGAGCCGATCATCGCTAATCCCCGCTGCCTGGTCATCGCAGAATCCGGCAGCGCCGTCACCGTAGTCGAAGATTTCTTTGGCGCGCACGATCGCGACCATTGCAACAACAGCGTCACCGAGATTTGGGCCGACGACAATGCCCAAGTGACCCATGTGCGGCTGCAGCGTGAGAGCGCAGGCACCTTTCATATTGGCAAAACCGCCATCACCCAAGGTCGCGACAGTCGCTACACCATCGTTCCCGTGACTCTCGGTGCGTGCATCTCGCGGCACAACCTGGAGGTTTACCAGAACGGTCCCCAGACGGACACGAATTTATATGGGCTGACGGCGATCGCCCAATCCCAACTCGCCGACACCCACAGCTTGATCGCCATGAACCATCCCCATGGCACCGCCGACCAGCTGCACAAGGCGATCATCGACGACTCGGCTCACGCCGTTTTCAACGGTCGAGTCTGGGTGCCCCGTGATGCCCAGCTCACCAACGCCAGTCAGCTCAACCGCAATCTGCTGCTGTCGGGCAAGGCTCGGGTCGATACCAAGCCGGAACTCGACATCGTGGCTGACAACGTGAAGTGTGCCCACGGGGCGACGGTGAGCCAGTTAGACGCCAACGAAGTGTTCTATTTGCAAAGTCGCGGCATCAGTGCCGAGGCCGCGCAACGGCTGTTGATTTACGGATTTGCGATGGACATTATTGATCGCATTCCCATCCCATCCCTGCGAGGATCGCTTACCAACACTGTAACGGGGCGATCGCGCTAG
- the sufC gene encoding Fe-S cluster assembly ATPase SufC: MINENSEVILSVRDLHATVDGTEILKGVNLEVKAGEIHAIMGLNGSGKSTFSKVLAGHPDYEMTSGEITFKGEDIAELEPHERATAGIFLAFQYPLEIPGVSNRDFLRVAFNAHRKSQGEEEMDVFDFDDLIEEKLEVVKMDAAFLDRSVNEGFSGGEKKRNEILQMALLEPTLSILDETDSGLDIDALKTVAGGVNQLANPSNAVVMITHYQRLLNYIVPDYVHVMADGRIITTGGKELAERLEAEGYEEIMAEHKAEVVA; this comes from the coding sequence ATGATTAATGAGAACAGTGAAGTGATATTGTCCGTGCGTGACCTGCACGCCACCGTCGATGGCACGGAGATCCTGAAAGGGGTCAACCTGGAAGTCAAGGCAGGCGAGATCCACGCCATCATGGGCTTGAACGGCTCCGGCAAGAGCACCTTCTCGAAAGTGCTGGCGGGGCATCCTGATTACGAAATGACCAGCGGCGAGATTACATTCAAGGGCGAAGACATCGCCGAACTGGAGCCCCACGAACGCGCCACCGCTGGGATCTTCCTCGCGTTCCAATATCCCCTGGAAATTCCGGGTGTCAGCAACCGTGACTTTTTGCGCGTCGCTTTCAACGCTCACCGCAAGTCTCAGGGCGAAGAAGAAATGGACGTGTTCGACTTCGACGACTTGATCGAAGAAAAGCTGGAAGTTGTCAAAATGGACGCAGCCTTTTTGGACCGCAGCGTCAACGAAGGCTTTTCTGGCGGTGAGAAAAAGCGCAACGAGATTTTGCAAATGGCGCTGCTAGAGCCCACCCTATCGATTCTCGACGAAACCGATTCCGGTCTAGACATCGACGCATTGAAAACCGTGGCGGGTGGCGTGAATCAGTTGGCGAATCCCAGCAACGCTGTGGTCATGATTACCCACTACCAGCGCTTGCTGAATTACATCGTGCCGGACTACGTACATGTGATGGCCGACGGTCGCATCATCACCACGGGCGGCAAAGAACTCGCCGAACGGCTGGAAGCGGAAGGCTACGAAGAGATTATGGCGGAGCACAAAGCGGAGGTGGTAGCGTAA
- a CDS encoding SufS family cysteine desulfurase — MTLAQAQALTLAAKVRDDFPILRQEVNGHPLVYFDNAATSQKPKQVLDVIKHYYELDNANVHRGVHALSARATDAYEGARDKIAAFVNAASRDEIVFTRNASEAINLVAYAWGMNTLQAGDEIVLSVMEHHSNLVPWQFVAQRTGAVLKYVGLTETQELNLEELRSHLSDQTKLIAVNHVSNTLGCINPVEEIVALANHYGARVLIDACQSTPHMPLDVQAMGCDWLVASGHKMCGPTGAGFLYGKLDLLKEMPPFMGGGEMIADVFLDHSTYAELPHKFEAGTPAISEAIALGAAVDYLNAIGMDKIADYEHELTAYLYQQINQIPHLKLYGPQPQADGSGRAALATFTVDGVHAQDLSTLLDQSGIAIRSGHHCTQPLHRILGVTSTARASLYFYNTREEIDIFIAALKDTIDFFASVFDDD; from the coding sequence ATGACTCTGGCTCAAGCCCAAGCACTCACCCTCGCCGCTAAGGTTCGTGACGACTTCCCGATTCTCCGTCAGGAAGTGAACGGGCACCCGTTGGTGTATTTTGACAACGCGGCCACGTCGCAGAAGCCCAAGCAGGTGCTGGATGTCATCAAGCACTACTACGAGTTGGACAACGCCAACGTTCACCGAGGGGTTCACGCGCTGAGTGCGCGGGCAACGGATGCCTACGAAGGGGCGCGAGACAAAATTGCCGCCTTCGTCAACGCCGCATCACGGGACGAGATTGTCTTTACCCGCAACGCTAGCGAGGCGATCAATCTAGTCGCTTACGCCTGGGGCATGAACACCTTGCAGGCTGGAGACGAAATCGTTCTCTCGGTGATGGAGCACCATAGTAATCTGGTGCCCTGGCAGTTTGTCGCCCAGCGCACTGGCGCGGTACTCAAGTACGTGGGCCTGACGGAAACCCAGGAATTGAATTTGGAGGAGCTGCGATCGCACCTCTCCGACCAAACCAAGCTCATCGCCGTCAACCACGTCTCCAACACCCTGGGCTGCATCAATCCGGTCGAGGAAATTGTGGCTCTGGCGAACCACTATGGCGCACGGGTGCTGATCGACGCCTGTCAGAGTACACCTCACATGCCGCTAGACGTGCAGGCGATGGGCTGTGATTGGCTCGTCGCGTCGGGTCACAAGATGTGCGGTCCCACAGGCGCAGGCTTCCTCTACGGCAAGCTGGATCTGCTCAAAGAAATGCCCCCCTTCATGGGCGGCGGCGAGATGATCGCCGATGTGTTTTTAGACCACTCCACCTATGCGGAACTGCCCCACAAGTTTGAAGCGGGCACCCCAGCGATCTCCGAGGCGATCGCGCTCGGTGCTGCAGTGGATTATTTGAACGCGATCGGCATGGACAAAATTGCCGATTACGAGCACGAACTGACCGCTTACCTGTATCAGCAAATCAACCAGATTCCCCACCTGAAACTATACGGTCCCCAACCCCAAGCGGACGGCTCCGGTCGGGCCGCCTTGGCCACCTTCACCGTCGATGGCGTTCACGCCCAAGACCTCTCAACCCTGCTGGATCAGTCGGGCATCGCCATCCGCTCCGGGCACCACTGCACTCAACCCTTGCACCGCATTTTGGGTGTCACGTCCACGGCACGGGCCAGTCTGTATTTCTACAACACCCGCGAAGAGATCGACATTTTTATCGCGGCCCTGAAGGACACGATTGATTTCTTCGCCAGCGTGTTTGACGACGATTGA